A single Anopheles arabiensis isolate DONGOLA chromosome X, AaraD3, whole genome shotgun sequence DNA region contains:
- the LOC120905931 gene encoding cytochrome P450 4g15-like produces MGIETIPERMAMDETVPGSWVLSVTVATVLLLVAGTLFHLWMQTRRYVQLGNLIPGPVAYPLIGNANMLLGKTHNQIMEKAMELSYIYGTVARGWLGYHLVVFLTEPADVEIILNSYVHLEKSSEYRFFKPWLGDGLLISSGDKWKSHRKLIAPAFHQNVLKTFIDVFNDNSLAVVKRMSKEVGHVFDCHDYMSEVTVDILLETAMGSTRTGENKEGFEYAMAVMKMCDILHKRQLKIHLRLDPLFNLTGVKKEQERLLQIIHGLTRKVVREKKQLYERQMAEGKMPSPSLTEIIGKEEKPGEGQLGGSPAFISQGSMLRDDLDDNDENDIGEKRRLAFLDLMIETANNGANISDEEIKEEVDTIMFEGHDTTAAGSSFVLCLLGIHQHVQEQVYAELRQIFGDSKRKATFGDTLEMKYLERVIFETLRMFPPVPMIARKINEDVQLASKNYTIPAGTTVVIGTYKIHRREDLYPHPETFNPDNFLPERTQNRHYYSYIPFSAGPRSCVGRKYAMLKLKVLLSTVLRHYRVVSNLTEKDFKLQADIILKRTDGFQIQLEPRA; encoded by the exons ATGGGCATTGAAACGATCCCGGAGCGAATGGCGATGGACGAGACGGTCCCGGGCAGCTGGGTCCTGTCGGTCACGGTGGcgaccgtgctgctgctggtggccggCACACTCTTCCACCTCTGGATGCAGACGCGCCGGTACGTGCAGCTCGGCAACCTGATACCGGGCCCGGTCGCCTACCCGCTGATCGGGAACGCGAACATGCTGCTCGGCAAGACGCACAATCAAATCATGGAGAAGGCGATGGAGCTGAGCTACATTTACGGCACGGTAGCGCGCGGCTGGCTCGGCTACCATTTGGTCGTCTTCCTGACCGAACCAGCCGACGTCGAGATCATCCTGAACAGCTACGTGCATCTGGAGAAGTCGAGCGAGTACCGCTTCTTCAAGCCCTGGCTCGGTGACGGACTGCTGATCAGCTCGGGCGACAAGTGGAAGTCGCACAGGAAGCTGATCGCGCCCGCCTTCCACCAGAACGTGCTGAAAACGTTCATCGACGTGTTCAACGACAACAGTCTCGCGGTGGTGAAGCGCATGTCCAAGGAGGTCGGCCACGTGTTCGACTGTCACGACTACATGAGCGAGGTGACGGTGGACATTCTGCTCGAGACGGCGATGGGATCGACGCGTACGGGCGAAAACAAGGAAGGGTTCGAGTACGCGATGGCTGTCATGAA AATGTGTGACATCCTGCACAAGCGCCAACTGAAGATCCACCTGCGCCTGGACCCACTGTTCAACTTGACCGGCGTCAAGAAGGAACAGGAGCGCCTGCTGCAGATCATCCACGGGCTAACGCGTAAGGTGGTGCGCGAGAAGAAGCAACTGTACGAGCGCCAGATGGCCGAGGGCAAGATGCCGTCCCCGTCGCTGACGGAGATCATCGGCAAGGAGGAGAAGCCGGGCGAGGGCCAGCTCGGCGGTTCGCCGGCCTTCATCTCGCAGGGCTCGATGCTGCGGGATGATCTGGACGACAACGACGAGAACGACATCGGGGAGAAGCGCCGGCTCGCCTTCCTCGACCTGATGATCGAGACGGCCAACAACGGGGCGAACATTAGCGACGAGGAGATCAAGGAGGAGGTGGACACGATCATGTTCGAGGGCCACGATACGACGGCGGCCGGTTCGAGCTTCGTGCTGTGCCTGCTCGGCATCCATCAGCACGTGCAGGAGCAGGTGTACGCGGAGCTGCGCCAGATCTTTGGCGATTCGAAGCGGAAGGCCACCTTCGGCGACACGCTCGAGATGAAGTACCTGGAGCGGGTAATCTTCGAGACGCTGCGCATGTTCCCGCCGGTGCCGATGATTGCGCGCAAGATCAACGAAGACGTGCAGCTCGCGTCGAAGAACTACACGATCCCGGCTGGCACGACCGTCGTGATCGGCACGTACAAGATCCACCGGCGCGAGGACCTGTACCCCCATCCGGAAACGTTCAACCCGGACAACTTCCTGCCGGAGCGTACCCAGAACCGCCACTACTACAGCTACATCCCGTTCAGTGCTGGCCCCCGAAGCTGTGTGG GTCGAAAGTATGCGATGCTCAAGCTGAAGGTGCTGCTGTCTACGGTACTGCGACACTATCGCGTTGTCTCCAACCTGACCGAAAAGGACTTTAAGCTGCAGGCCGACATCATCCTGAAGCGCACGGACGGGTTCCAGATTCAGCTGGAGCCGAGGGCATGA
- the LOC120906776 gene encoding achaete-scute complex protein T4-like — MAAAVRSMALSQNLHNIMPGNCGLALQQKPIGSGQLTSSSAASLLGKQRPLAPAPTVLGGHRANAKLPGAGPIVSSSSGSGSKKYAYCGLPYATPQQSASVQRRNARERNRVKQVNNGFANLRQHIPSTVVTALTNGARGANKKLSKVDTLRLAVEYIRSLQRMLDENGGELPSNKQQQQLTSASSTNQLSNSSLCSASSGSSTYYGTMSEPSNASSPAPSHLSDHSSHGGTGGGGGGCYAPIAGGFKHEPYDIYVDPSSSPTPSFGSDHGIGGVTSSSVHLHAGGHSTVLGSATDNNNYILAQQQQQQQQQQHHQHQPQQQHQQQYHSHPHHTPVQFKTELHDNTQYDEELSPQNPDDEELLDYISWWQQQ, encoded by the coding sequence ATGGCAGCAGCGGTGCGCAGTATGGCACTCAGCCAAAATCTGCACAACATTATGCCGGGCAACTGTGGGCTGGCGCTGCAGCAGAAACCGATCGGTTCTGGACAGTTGACCAGCAGCTCGGCCGCTTCCCTGCTCGGCAAGCAGCGGCCACTGGCGCCGGCCCCAACCGTGCTGGGCGGCCACCGGGCCAACGCGAAGCTGCCCGGTGCCGGCCCGAtagtgagcagcagcagcggcagcggcagcaagaAGTACGCCTACTGCGGGCTGCCGTACGCGACCCCGCAACAATCAGCCTCGGTACAGCGGCGCAATGCACGCGAGCGGAACCGCGTCAAGCAGGTGAACAATGGGTTCGCGAACCTGCGCCAGCACATCCCATCAACCGTGGTGACCGCGCTGACGAATGGGGCGCGCGGCGCCAACAAGAAGCTCAGCAAGGTCGACACACTGCGGCTGGCGGTCGAGTACATCCGCAGCCTGCAGCGCATGCTGGACGAGAACGGTGGCGAGCTGCCGtccaacaagcagcagcagcaactcacCAGCGCCTCCAGCACCAATCAACTGTCGAACAGCTCGCTCTGCTCGGCCTCCTCGGGCAGCTCCACCTACTACGGCACGATGTCGGAACCGTCGAACGCGTCCTCGCCGGCACCGTCCCATCTGTCCGACCACTCGTCGCACGGTGGcactggcggcggcggcggcggctgttACGCACCGATCGCCGGCGGCTTCAAGCACGAACCGTACGACATCTACGTCGATCCGTCCAGCTCGCCGACACCGTCGTTCGGTTCGGACCACGGCATTGGTGGTGTTACGTCTTCGTCTGTGCATCTGCATGCTGGCGGCCACTCGACGGTGCTAGGTTCGGCGACCGACAACAATAACTACATCCttgcccagcagcagcagcagcagcagcagcagcagcaccatcagcatcagccccaacagcagcaccagcagcagtaccacaGTCATCCTCACCACACACCGGTACAGTTCAAGACCGAGCTGCACGACAACACGCAGTACGACGAGGAGCTGAGCCCTCAGAATCCCGACGACGAGGAACTGCTCGACTACATCTCctggtggcagcagcagtaa